A single genomic interval of Sceloporus undulatus isolate JIND9_A2432 ecotype Alabama chromosome 2, SceUnd_v1.1, whole genome shotgun sequence harbors:
- the LOC121920212 gene encoding E3 ubiquitin-protein ligase BRE1A-like produces the protein MDAAQLADDLRAQLELAQKKLHDFQEEIVENSVTKEKDMFNFKRAQEDISRLRRKLETTKKPDMVPNCDEILMEEIKDYKARLTCPCCNMRKKDAVLTKCFHVFCFECVKTRYDTRQRKCPKCNAAFGANDFHRIYIG, from the exons atggatgCAGCTCAGCTTGCCGATGACCTTCGGGCTCAATTGGAGCTGGCTCAGAAGAAGTTGCATGACTTCCAGGAGGAGATTGTGGAGAACAGTGTGACCAAAGAGAAGGATATGTTCAACTTCAAACGAGCCCAG GAAGATATCTCAAGGCTACGGAGGAAGCTGGAGACAACCAAGAAACCTGACATGGTTCCCAACTGTGATGAAATCCTTATGGAGGAGATTAAAGATTATAAG GCCCGCCTAACGTGCCCCTGCTGCAACATGCGCAAGAAGGATGCCGTGCTCACTAAGTGCTTCCACGTCTTTTGCTTTGAATGTGTGAAAACCCGGTATGACACCCGGCAGCGCAAATGTCCTAAGTGCAATGCTGCTTTTGGGGCCAACGACTTCCACCGTATCTACATTGGCTGA
- the LOC121920551 gene encoding E3 ubiquitin-protein ligase BRE1A, translating into MSGIGNKRIAAESSPSGLPEKKASVEDSGTTVETIKLGGVSSTEELDIRTLQTKNRKLAEMLDQRQAIEDELREHIEKLERRQATDDASLLIVNRYWSQFDENIRIILKRYDLDQGLGDLLSERKALVVPEPEPDSDSNQERKDERERGEIVEPAFSFLATLASSTSEEMESQLQERVESSRRAVTQIVTMYDKLQERVDVLSQKLNSGDVSLMEEAVQELHSYLTNENRRLQELGDLLQEKHRSMSQEFSKLQGKVEAAESRVSVLETMIDDLQWDIDKIRKREQRLQRHLADVLERVNSKGYKVYGAGSSLYGGTITINSRKFEEMNAELEENKELAQNRLSELEKLRQDLEEVTTQNDKLKVDLRRAVEEVVKETPEYRCMQSQFSVLYNESLQLKSQLDEARTLLHGTRSTHQRQVELIERDEVSLHKKLRTEVIQLEDTLAQVRKEYEMLRIEFEQTLAANEQAEKKEF; encoded by the exons ATGTCTGGGATTGGGAACAAGCGGATAGCTGCGGAGTCCAGTCCTTCAGGACTTCCAGAAAAGAAAGCCAGCGTTGAGGACTCTGGGACTACAGTAGAGACCATTAAGCTTGGGGGTGTCTCCTCAACg GAAGAATTAGACATCCGTACACTGCAGACCAAGAACCGAAAGCTCGCAGAGATGCTGGACCAGCGACAAGCTATTGAGGATGAGCTGCGAGAacacattgagaagctggagcgacGGCAGGCCACCGATGATGCTTCGCTGCTGATTGTCAACCGCTACTGGAGTCAG TTTGACGAGAACATCCGCATCATTTTGAAGCGCTATGACTTGGACCAAGGCCTTGGAGACCTCCTGTCAGAACGTAAAGCCCTGGTGGTACCAGAACCTGAACCTGATTCAGACAGTAACCAGGAACgcaaagatgagagagagagag GAGAGATAGTTGAGCCTGCGTTCTCCTTTCTGGCCACTTTGGCCAGCAGCACCAGTGAAGAGATGGAATCTCAATTGCAGGAACGCGTGGAGTCTTCCCGCCGGGCAGTCACTCAGATTGTGACCATGTATGATAAACTGCAGGAGAGAGTGGATGTCCTATCTCAGAAGCTgaacagtggag atgtTTCTTTGATGGAGGAAGCTGTCCAAGAGCTGCATTCTTACCTGACAAATGAGAACAGGCGGCTTCAGGAATTGGGTGATTTGCTTCAGGAAAAACACCGCAGCATGTCTCAAGAG TTTTCCAAATTGCAAGGGAAAGTAGAGGCGGCAGAGTCTCGAGTATCTGTGCTGGAGACCATGATTGATGACTTGCAGTGGGACATTGATAAAATCCGTAAACGGGAACAGCGCCTCCAAAGGCATCTGGCAGATGTCCTGGAACGA GTGAATTCAAAAGGCTATAAGGTATATGGCGCAGGCAGCAGTCTCTATGGCGGTACTATCACCATCAACTCTCGAAAG TTTGAGGAGATGAATGCTGAACTGGAGGAAAATAAGGAGCTGGCCCAGAATCGCTTGAGTGAGCTGGAGAAGTTGCGTCAGGATCTTGAGGAGGTGACAACCCAGAATGATAAGTTAAAG GTGGACCTGAGACGGGCAGTGGAAGAGGTGGTGAAGGAAACCCCTGAATACCGCTGCATGCAGTCCCAGTTCTCTGTTCTCTACAACGAGAGCCTCCAACTGAAGTCGCAGCTGGACGAGGCCCGTACTCTGCTTCATGGCACCCGAAGTACCCATCAGCGTCAGGTGGAGCTCATTGAG CGGGATGAAGTCAGCCTGCACAAGAAACTACGAACTGAGGTTATTCAGCTGGAAGACACTCTTGCACAGGTCCGGAAGGAATATGAGATGCTGCGGATTGAGTTTGAGCAGACGCTTGCAGCCAATGAACAAGCAG AGAAGAAGGAATTCTGA